A genomic region of Pseudomonas frederiksbergensis contains the following coding sequences:
- the gyrA gene encoding DNA gyrase subunit A — MGELAKEILPVNIEDELKQSYLDYAMSVIVGRALPDARDGLKPVHRRVLFAMSELGNDFNKPYKKSARVVGDVIGKYHPHGDTAVYDTIVRMAQPFSLRYLLVDGQGNFGSVDGDNAAAMRYTEVRMTKLAHELLADLHKETVDWVPNYDGTEMIPAVMPTRIPNLLVNGSSGIAVGMATNIPPHNLGEVIDGCLALIDNPELTIDELMQYIPGPDFPTAAIINGRAGIIEAYRTGRGRIYMRARSMIEDIDKVGGRQQIVITELPYQLNKARLIEKIAELVKEKKLEGITELRDESDKDGMRVVIELRRGEVPEVILNNLYAQTQLQAVFGINIVALIDGRPRILNLKDLLEAFVRHRREVVTRRTVFELRKARERGHILEGQAVALSNIDPVIALIKASPTPSEAKEALISTPWESSAVVAMVERAGADSCRPETLDPQYGLREGKYFLSPEQAQAILELRLHRLTGLEHEKLLAEYQEILNQIGELIRILNSATRLMEVIREELEVIRAEYGDVRRTEILDARLDLTLGDMIPEEERVVTISHGGYAKTQPLAAYQAQRRGGKGKSATGVKDEDYIAHLLVANSHTTLLLFSSKGKVYWLKTYEIPEASRAARGRPLVNLLPLDDGEYITTMLPVEEYTEGHYIFMATANGTVKKTPLESFSRQRSVGLIALELDEGDVLISAAITDGEREVMLFSDGGKVTRFKESDVRAMGRTARGVRGMRLPEGQKLISMLIPEEGSQILTASARGFGKRTAITEFPEYKRGGQGVIAMVSNERNGRLVGAVQVLDGEEIMLISDQGTLVRTRVDEVSSLGRNTQGVTLIKLASDETLVGLERVQEPSEVEGEELEGEEGAELEGVVLEAGTEPDDAVESQQADATDEEEPQD, encoded by the coding sequence ATGGGCGAACTGGCCAAAGAAATCCTCCCGGTCAATATCGAAGACGAGCTGAAACAGTCCTACCTCGACTACGCGATGAGCGTAATTGTCGGTCGGGCACTGCCTGATGCGCGCGATGGCTTGAAGCCCGTGCATCGGCGTGTGCTGTTCGCGATGAGCGAGCTGGGTAACGACTTCAACAAGCCGTACAAGAAATCTGCCCGTGTTGTCGGTGACGTGATCGGTAAGTATCACCCGCACGGTGATACCGCGGTGTACGACACCATCGTTCGTATGGCGCAGCCATTCTCGCTGCGTTACCTGCTGGTAGACGGTCAGGGCAACTTCGGTTCGGTCGACGGCGACAACGCCGCGGCAATGCGATACACCGAAGTGCGCATGACCAAGTTGGCGCACGAACTGCTGGCTGACCTGCACAAAGAAACCGTGGACTGGGTGCCGAACTACGACGGCACCGAAATGATCCCGGCGGTCATGCCGACCCGTATTCCCAACCTGCTGGTCAACGGCTCCAGCGGTATCGCCGTGGGCATGGCGACCAACATTCCGCCGCACAACCTCGGTGAAGTCATCGACGGTTGCCTGGCACTCATCGACAACCCTGAGTTGACCATCGATGAGCTGATGCAGTACATCCCGGGTCCGGATTTCCCGACCGCCGCGATCATCAACGGTCGCGCCGGCATCATCGAGGCCTACCGCACCGGTCGCGGCCGCATTTACATGCGTGCCCGTTCGATGATCGAAGACATCGACAAGGTCGGTGGCCGTCAGCAGATCGTCATCACCGAACTGCCTTACCAACTGAACAAGGCGCGTCTGATCGAGAAGATCGCCGAGCTGGTCAAAGAGAAGAAGCTGGAAGGCATCACCGAGCTGCGCGACGAGTCCGACAAAGACGGTATGCGCGTGGTGATCGAGCTGCGTCGCGGCGAAGTGCCTGAGGTCATCCTCAACAACCTCTACGCCCAGACCCAACTGCAAGCGGTGTTCGGCATCAACATCGTCGCGTTGATCGACGGCCGTCCGCGGATCCTGAACCTCAAGGACCTGCTGGAAGCCTTCGTGCGTCACCGTCGCGAGGTGGTGACCCGTCGTACCGTGTTCGAACTGCGTAAAGCTCGCGAGCGGGGTCACATCCTCGAAGGTCAGGCGGTTGCACTGTCGAACATCGACCCGGTCATCGCCCTGATCAAAGCCTCGCCAACGCCGTCGGAAGCCAAGGAAGCGCTGATCAGCACTCCGTGGGAATCCTCTGCCGTGGTCGCGATGGTAGAGCGAGCCGGTGCTGACTCTTGCCGTCCAGAGACCCTGGATCCGCAATACGGTCTGCGTGAAGGCAAGTACTTCCTGTCGCCAGAACAGGCGCAAGCCATTCTGGAGCTGCGTCTGCACCGTCTGACCGGCCTGGAACACGAAAAACTGCTGGCCGAGTATCAAGAGATCCTCAACCAGATCGGCGAGCTGATCCGCATCCTCAACAGTGCCACGCGCCTGATGGAAGTGATCCGCGAAGAGCTGGAAGTCATTCGTGCCGAGTACGGCGATGTGCGTCGCACCGAAATTCTCGATGCGCGTCTGGACCTGACCCTGGGTGACATGATCCCGGAAGAAGAGCGCGTCGTGACCATTTCCCACGGTGGCTACGCCAAGACCCAGCCATTGGCTGCGTACCAGGCTCAGCGTCGTGGCGGTAAAGGCAAATCGGCTACCGGCGTCAAGGATGAGGACTACATTGCTCACCTGCTGGTCGCCAACAGTCACACCACGCTGTTGCTGTTCTCCAGCAAGGGCAAGGTTTACTGGCTGAAAACCTACGAAATTCCTGAAGCATCCCGCGCCGCCCGTGGCCGTCCGCTGGTCAACCTGCTGCCGCTGGACGATGGTGAATACATCACCACCATGCTGCCGGTCGAGGAATACACCGAAGGTCACTACATCTTCATGGCCACCGCCAACGGCACCGTGAAGAAGACCCCGCTGGAATCCTTCAGCCGTCAGCGCAGCGTTGGCTTGATCGCGCTGGAGCTGGACGAAGGCGACGTACTGATCAGTGCCGCCATCACCGATGGCGAACGTGAAGTCATGCTGTTCTCCGATGGTGGCAAGGTGACTCGCTTCAAAGAATCCGACGTTCGCGCCATGGGCCGTACCGCTCGCGGTGTCCGCGGCATGCGTCTGCCGGAAGGTCAGAAGCTGATTTCCATGCTGATTCCGGAAGAAGGCAGCCAGATTCTCACCGCTTCGGCGCGCGGTTTCGGCAAGCGTACCGCCATCACCGAGTTCCCTGAGTACAAGCGTGGCGGTCAAGGCGTTATCGCCATGGTCAGCAACGAGCGTAACGGCCGCCTGGTCGGTGCAGTTCAGGTGCTCGACGGCGAGGAAATCATGCTGATTTCCGACCAGGGTACTCTGGTGCGTACTCGCGTTGACGAAGTCTCCAGTCTGGGTCGTAACACCCAGGGCGTGACCCTGATCAAACTGGCCAGCGATGAAACACTGGTCGGTCTGGAGCGGGTTCAGGAGCCATCGGAAGTCGAAGGCGAAGAGCTGGAAGGCGAAGAGGGTGCTGAGCTCGAGGGCGTCGTGCTCGAGGCCGGTACCGAGCCGGACGATGCTGTCGAAAGCCAGCAGGCTGACGCAACTGACGAAGAAGAGCCGCAAGACTAA
- the serC gene encoding 3-phosphoserine/phosphohydroxythreonine transaminase, whose amino-acid sequence MSKRAYNFCAGPAALPEAVLLRAQSELLDWHGKGLSVMEMSHRSDEFVSIATKAEQDLRDLLNIPSNYKVLFLQGGASQQFAQIPLNLLPENGKADYIDTGIWSQKAIEEAQRYGHVNVAATAKPYDYFAIPGQNEWKLSQDAAYVHYAPNETIGGLEFSWIPEVGDVPLVADMSSDILSRPVDISRFGMIYAGAQKNIGPSGIVVNIVREDLLGRARSFCPTMLDYKVAADNGSMYNTPPTLAWYLSGLVFEWLKEQGGVEAIGKLNEVKQRTLYDFIDASGLYSNPINKADRSWMNVPFRLADDRLDKPFLVGAEARGLLNLKGHRSVGGMRASIYNAVDITAVNALVSYMAEFEKEHG is encoded by the coding sequence GTGAGCAAACGAGCCTATAACTTCTGCGCAGGTCCTGCTGCGCTGCCTGAAGCTGTCCTGTTGCGTGCCCAGTCGGAGTTGCTCGACTGGCATGGCAAGGGTCTCTCGGTCATGGAAATGAGCCATCGCAGCGATGAGTTCGTGTCCATTGCGACCAAGGCCGAGCAGGATCTGCGTGATCTGCTGAATATCCCCTCGAACTATAAAGTGCTGTTTCTGCAAGGCGGCGCCAGCCAGCAATTTGCTCAGATTCCTCTGAACCTGTTGCCGGAAAACGGCAAAGCCGACTATATCGACACCGGTATCTGGTCGCAGAAAGCCATTGAAGAAGCGCAGCGCTACGGCCACGTCAACGTTGCCGCTACCGCCAAGCCTTACGACTATTTCGCAATCCCCGGCCAGAACGAATGGAAGCTGTCGCAAGACGCGGCCTACGTGCACTACGCGCCGAACGAAACCATCGGCGGCCTGGAATTCAGCTGGATCCCGGAAGTCGGTGATGTGCCGTTGGTTGCAGACATGTCTTCGGACATTCTTTCGCGCCCTGTGGATATCTCGCGTTTCGGCATGATCTACGCCGGCGCCCAGAAAAACATCGGCCCGAGTGGCATCGTCGTCAACATCGTGCGTGAAGACTTGTTGGGTCGTGCCCGTTCGTTCTGCCCGACGATGCTTGACTACAAGGTCGCGGCCGACAACGGCTCGATGTACAACACTCCGCCGACCCTGGCCTGGTACTTGTCCGGTCTTGTGTTCGAATGGCTGAAAGAGCAGGGTGGTGTTGAGGCCATTGGCAAGCTCAATGAAGTCAAACAGCGCACGTTGTATGACTTCATCGATGCTAGCGGCTTGTACAGCAACCCGATCAACAAGGCTGACCGCTCGTGGATGAACGTGCCGTTCCGTCTGGCTGACGATCGCCTCGACAAGCCGTTCCTGGTCGGTGCCGAGGCGCGCGGTCTGCTGAACCTCAAGGGTCACCGTTCGGTAGGCGGCATGCGTGCCTCTATCTACAACGCCGTCGACATCACCGCAGTCAATGCGCTGGTTTCGTACATGGCAGAGTTCGAGAAGGAACACGGCTAA
- the pheA gene encoding prephenate dehydratase: protein MSEQELKALRLRIDALDEKVLELISERARCAQEVARVKMASLAEGEVPVFYRPEREAQVLKRVMERNQGPLGNEEMARLFREIMSSCLALEQPLKVAYLGPEGTFTQAAAMKHFGHAVISKPMAAIDEVFREVAAGAVNFGVVPVENSTEGAVNHTLDSFLEHDMVICGEVELRIHHHLLVGENTKTDSISRIYSHAQSLAQCRKWLDAHYPNVERVAVSSNAEAAKRVKGEWNSAAIAGDMAAGLYGLTRLAEKIEDRPDNSTRFLMIGSQEVPPTGDDKTSIIVSMSNKPGALHELLVPFHDNGIDLTRIETRPSRSGKWTYVFFIDFVGHHRDPLVKGVLEKISQEAVALKVLGSYPKAVL, encoded by the coding sequence ATGTCTGAGCAAGAACTCAAGGCACTGCGCCTGCGCATTGATGCTCTGGACGAAAAAGTCCTGGAGCTGATCAGTGAGCGTGCGCGCTGCGCCCAGGAAGTCGCGCGAGTAAAGATGGCCTCGCTGGCCGAAGGCGAAGTGCCGGTGTTCTATCGTCCTGAGCGTGAGGCTCAGGTGCTCAAGCGCGTGATGGAGCGTAACCAGGGTCCGCTGGGTAACGAAGAGATGGCGCGGCTGTTCCGTGAAATCATGTCGTCGTGCCTGGCGCTCGAGCAACCGCTGAAAGTGGCTTACCTCGGCCCTGAGGGCACCTTCACTCAAGCGGCGGCCATGAAGCACTTCGGTCACGCGGTGATCAGCAAGCCAATGGCGGCGATCGACGAAGTGTTCCGTGAAGTGGCTGCCGGTGCGGTGAACTTTGGCGTGGTGCCTGTGGAAAACTCCACCGAAGGCGCGGTCAACCACACCCTCGACAGCTTCCTTGAACACGACATGGTCATCTGTGGCGAAGTCGAGCTGCGTATTCACCACCACTTGCTGGTCGGTGAAAACACCAAGACCGACAGCATCAGCCGCATTTACTCTCACGCCCAGTCTCTGGCGCAGTGCCGCAAGTGGCTGGACGCTCATTACCCGAACGTCGAGCGCGTGGCAGTATCGAGCAACGCCGAAGCGGCCAAGCGGGTCAAGGGTGAGTGGAACTCGGCGGCGATTGCCGGCGACATGGCGGCAGGCTTGTACGGGTTGACCCGTCTGGCCGAGAAAATCGAGGATCGCCCGGACAACTCCACGCGATTCCTGATGATCGGCAGCCAGGAAGTGCCACCGACCGGCGACGACAAGACATCGATCATCGTCTCGATGAGCAACAAGCCCGGTGCACTTCACGAGTTGCTGGTGCCTTTCCATGACAATGGCATCGACCTGACGCGGATCGAAACTCGTCCGTCGCGCAGCGGCAAGTGGACCTACGTGTTCTTCATCGACTTCGTCGGCCACCACCGCGACCCGCTGGTAAAAGGTGTGCTGGAGAAAATCAGTCAGGAAGCGGTGGCACTTAAAGTATTGGGTTCCTACCCGAAAGCAGTTCTCTAA
- the hisC gene encoding histidinol-phosphate transaminase, with translation MSGDFLALAQPGVQQLSPYVPGKPVDELARELDIDPAKIVKLASNENPLGASPKALAAIREELAELTRYPDGNGFALKTLLAEQCRVELNQVTLGNGSNDILELVARAYLAPGLNAVFSEHAFAVYPIVTQAVGAQARVIPAKDWGHDLSAMLDAIDSNTRVVFIANPNNPTGTWFDAETLDGFLQDVPAHVLVVLDEAYIEYAEGSDLPDGLDFLAAYPNLLVSRTFSKAYGLAALRVGYGLSTAVVADVLNRVRQPFNVNSLALAAACAALRDAEYLAESRRLNESGMQQLEAGFRELGLSWIPSRGNFICVDLGRVAAPVFQGLLHEGVIVRPVANYGMPNHLRITVGLPAENSRFLEALTKVLARG, from the coding sequence ATGAGTGGCGACTTCCTCGCTCTGGCACAGCCGGGCGTGCAACAACTTTCGCCTTACGTTCCGGGCAAGCCCGTGGACGAACTGGCCCGCGAGCTGGACATCGATCCGGCAAAAATCGTCAAGCTGGCGAGTAACGAAAACCCGCTGGGCGCGAGCCCCAAGGCGCTGGCGGCGATTCGCGAAGAGCTGGCCGAGCTGACCCGCTATCCGGACGGCAACGGTTTTGCGCTTAAAACCCTGCTGGCTGAGCAGTGCCGAGTCGAGCTCAATCAGGTGACGTTGGGTAACGGCTCCAACGATATTCTTGAGCTGGTCGCGCGTGCCTATCTGGCGCCGGGTCTGAATGCGGTGTTCAGTGAGCATGCGTTCGCGGTCTACCCAATCGTCACTCAGGCTGTCGGTGCCCAGGCGCGAGTGATTCCGGCCAAAGATTGGGGGCATGACCTGTCGGCCATGCTCGACGCCATCGATAGCAACACGCGCGTGGTGTTCATCGCCAACCCGAACAACCCGACCGGAACCTGGTTCGATGCCGAGACGCTGGACGGGTTTCTGCAGGACGTGCCTGCGCACGTGCTGGTGGTGCTGGATGAGGCGTACATCGAATACGCCGAAGGCAGCGATCTGCCGGATGGCCTGGATTTCCTCGCGGCGTACCCGAACCTGCTGGTTTCCCGGACCTTCTCCAAGGCTTATGGTCTGGCTGCGTTGCGCGTGGGTTATGGCTTGTCGACCGCGGTGGTTGCCGATGTGTTGAACCGGGTTCGTCAACCGTTCAACGTCAACAGCCTGGCCTTGGCTGCGGCCTGTGCGGCGTTGCGGGACGCTGAGTACCTGGCTGAAAGCCGTCGCCTGAACGAGTCCGGGATGCAGCAACTCGAAGCGGGTTTCCGTGAGTTGGGGCTGAGCTGGATTCCTTCCAGGGGCAATTTCATTTGCGTGGATCTGGGGCGTGTTGCGGCTCCGGTATTCCAGGGCTTGCTGCATGAGGGTGTGATCGTGCGTCCGGTGGCCAATTACGGCATGCCGAATCACTTGCGCATCACCGTCGGTCTGCCGGCTGAAAACAGCCGTTTTCTCGAGGCGCTGACCAAGGTTCTGGCTCGTGGTTGA
- a CDS encoding bifunctional prephenate dehydrogenase/3-phosphoshikimate 1-carboxyvinyltransferase, whose product MIGRLVVVGLGLIGGSFAKGLRESGLCREVVGVDLDPQSRKLAVELGVVDRCEDDLAAACRGADVIQLAVPILAMEKLLSLLAGMDLGAAILTDVGSAKGNVVRAATEAFGGIPARFVPGHPIAGSEQSGVEASNAQLFRRHKVILTPLEQTDPAALAVVDRLWRELGADVEHMQVERHDEVLAATSHLPHLLAFGLVDSLAKRSENLDIFRYAAGGFRDFTRIAGSDPVMWHDIFLANREAVLRTLDTFRSDLDALRDAVDAGDGHQLLGVFTRARVAREHFSKILARRAYVDAMNSNDLIFLANPGGRLSGRIRVPGDKSISHRSIMLGSLAEGVTEVEGFLEGEDALATLQAFRDMGVVIEGPHHGRVTIHGVGLHGLKPAPGPIYLGNSGTSMRLLSGLLAAQDFDSTLTGDASLSKRPMNRVANPLREMGAVIETAAEGRPPMTIRGGNKLKGLTYTMPMASAQVKSCLLLAGLYADGKTTVTEPAPTRDHTERMLRGFGYPVTVEGATASVESGHKLSATHIEVPGDISSSAFFLVAASIAEGSELVLEHVGINPTRTGVIDILRLMGADISLENQREVGGEPVADLRVRAAKLKGIEIPEALVPLAIDEFPVLFVAAACAEGRTILRGAEELRVKESDRIQVMADGLLALGVKCEPTPDGIIIDGGQIGGGEVHGHGDHRIAMAFSVASLRASAPIRIHDCANVATSFPNFLALCAQVGIRVAQEAQS is encoded by the coding sequence ATGATCGGTCGCCTGGTGGTGGTCGGTCTGGGGCTGATTGGCGGTTCGTTTGCCAAGGGCCTGCGTGAAAGCGGGTTGTGTCGTGAGGTGGTCGGCGTCGATCTCGATCCGCAATCGCGGAAACTGGCCGTTGAGCTGGGCGTGGTGGATCGTTGCGAAGACGACCTCGCTGCCGCGTGTCGCGGTGCCGACGTGATTCAGCTGGCGGTGCCGATCCTGGCGATGGAGAAATTGCTGTCGCTGTTGGCTGGCATGGACTTGGGTGCGGCGATTCTGACCGATGTCGGCAGTGCTAAAGGCAACGTAGTGCGCGCAGCGACCGAGGCCTTCGGCGGCATACCGGCGCGCTTCGTTCCGGGGCATCCGATTGCCGGTTCCGAGCAGAGCGGGGTCGAGGCTTCCAATGCTCAGCTGTTCCGTCGACACAAAGTGATTCTGACGCCGCTTGAGCAAACCGATCCGGCTGCCTTGGCGGTGGTTGATCGACTCTGGCGTGAATTGGGTGCCGATGTCGAGCACATGCAGGTCGAGCGTCACGACGAAGTGTTGGCGGCGACCAGCCATTTACCGCACTTGCTGGCATTCGGGTTGGTCGATTCGTTGGCCAAGCGCAGTGAAAATCTGGACATCTTCCGTTACGCTGCGGGCGGTTTCCGCGATTTCACGAGAATCGCCGGCAGTGACCCGGTCATGTGGCACGACATCTTCCTCGCCAATCGCGAAGCTGTTCTGCGCACACTCGATACATTTCGCAGTGATCTCGACGCCTTGCGCGACGCGGTCGATGCAGGGGACGGGCACCAACTGTTGGGCGTCTTTACGCGCGCCCGGGTTGCCCGCGAGCATTTCAGTAAAATCCTGGCCCGTCGGGCCTATGTGGACGCTATGAACTCCAATGATCTGATTTTCCTGGCAAATCCTGGTGGCCGCCTGAGTGGGCGGATTCGTGTACCAGGCGACAAATCGATTTCCCACCGTTCGATCATGCTCGGCTCCCTCGCGGAAGGCGTTACCGAAGTTGAAGGCTTTCTTGAGGGCGAAGATGCCCTGGCGACCTTGCAGGCCTTCCGTGACATGGGCGTCGTGATCGAAGGTCCGCACCATGGTCGCGTGACCATTCACGGTGTCGGCCTGCATGGCTTGAAACCGGCTCCGGGCCCGATTTATCTGGGCAACTCGGGTACTTCGATGCGTCTGCTGTCCGGCTTGCTGGCCGCGCAGGACTTCGACAGCACCTTGACGGGCGATGCGTCGCTGTCCAAGCGTCCGATGAATCGTGTGGCCAACCCGCTGCGCGAAATGGGTGCGGTGATCGAGACGGCTGCAGAAGGTCGGCCGCCGATGACCATTCGTGGTGGTAACAAGCTCAAAGGCCTGACCTACACCATGCCGATGGCCAGTGCTCAGGTTAAATCCTGCCTGCTGTTGGCTGGCCTGTACGCCGATGGCAAAACCACCGTGACCGAGCCTGCTCCGACGCGTGACCATACCGAGCGCATGTTGCGTGGTTTTGGCTACCCGGTAACGGTTGAAGGTGCTACAGCGTCGGTCGAATCCGGCCATAAGCTGAGCGCGACGCACATTGAAGTGCCGGGCGATATTTCCTCGTCGGCGTTCTTCCTGGTGGCGGCGTCGATTGCCGAAGGTTCGGAGTTGGTGCTGGAACACGTGGGTATAAACCCGACCCGTACCGGTGTGATCGATATTCTGCGTCTGATGGGCGCCGATATTTCCCTGGAAAACCAGCGTGAAGTGGGTGGCGAGCCGGTGGCTGACTTGCGTGTGCGAGCGGCTAAGCTTAAAGGTATCGAAATTCCTGAAGCGCTGGTTCCGCTGGCCATCGACGAGTTCCCGGTACTGTTCGTGGCTGCGGCCTGCGCAGAGGGTCGGACTATTCTGCGTGGCGCGGAAGAGTTGCGGGTCAAGGAGTCGGATCGTATCCAGGTGATGGCGGATGGTTTGCTGGCGCTGGGCGTCAAGTGTGAACCAACCCCGGACGGCATCATCATCGACGGCGGCCAGATTGGCGGCGGCGAAGTGCATGGTCACGGCGATCACCGGATTGCCATGGCGTTCAGCGTTGCGTCGTTGCGCGCCAGTGCGCCGATCCGTATCCATGACTGCGCCAACGTTGCGACCTCCTTCCCGAACTTCCTCGCGTTGTGTGCGCAAGTCGGTATTCGTGTTGCTCAAGAGGCTCAGTCGTGA
- the cmk gene encoding (d)CMP kinase yields MTSHAPVITIDGPSGSGKGTIAGILAKRLGWCLLDSGALYRLLAFAARNHGVDLTNEESLKLLAAHLDVQFIGATEGHPQRIILEGDDVTDDLRNEQVGAWASQVAALPAVRDALLQRQRAFQEAPGLVADGRDMGTVVFPDAPLKIFLTASAEERARRRYLQLKGKVEGVSLSSLLDEIRVRDERDTQRAVAPLKPAVDAIQLDSTELSIDQVLERIMSEIAIRDIAG; encoded by the coding sequence GTGACCAGCCATGCTCCGGTAATCACCATCGATGGGCCGAGCGGCTCGGGCAAGGGCACCATCGCCGGGATCCTCGCCAAGCGCCTGGGCTGGTGCTTGCTGGACTCCGGGGCGTTGTACCGTTTGCTGGCATTTGCTGCGCGCAATCATGGTGTCGACCTGACCAATGAAGAATCGCTGAAGCTGTTGGCCGCTCATCTCGATGTGCAGTTCATCGGGGCGACCGAAGGTCATCCGCAGCGAATCATCCTTGAAGGTGATGATGTCACTGACGATCTGCGTAATGAGCAGGTCGGTGCCTGGGCCTCGCAAGTGGCGGCACTGCCTGCGGTGCGTGACGCTTTGCTGCAGCGCCAGCGTGCATTTCAGGAAGCGCCGGGGTTGGTGGCCGATGGACGCGACATGGGCACAGTCGTGTTTCCCGACGCGCCCCTGAAGATTTTTCTGACCGCCAGCGCCGAGGAACGGGCGCGGCGTCGTTATTTGCAGTTGAAGGGCAAAGTCGAGGGTGTTAGTCTGTCGAGTCTGCTAGATGAGATCCGTGTGCGCGATGAGCGCGACACCCAGCGAGCGGTAGCCCCGCTCAAGCCGGCGGTCGACGCCATACAGCTGGATTCCACGGAGTTGTCCATCGATCAGGTGCTGGAACGCATCATGAGCGAGATCGCCATTCGCGATATCGCCGGGTGA